The DNA region TTGCGTAGATATTTTTCTCTGTATTTATTAGAAATATAAAAAATATTATAATATAGAATGATTTATTCATGAAGGTATTCATAAGAAACTTTCATTAGAGTGTTTTAGATATAATAATGAAACAAGGATAAAAATACAAATAAATAATTATATATATATTTTTGACGTTATTATTAAATAGTGATAAGTTTTTTTGACAAATAATTTTATATTGTCAAATTAAAAACACTTCATAGGCTTAACTAAAATGATATATAATTAAAATAGAAGTTTTTATGAGTAATATTTTAAAATGGTTTAAAATGACAAAAAATCAGATTTTTTATAATATGTACAAGGTATTCTTTATTGTTTTAATATGTTTGTATACTGGCAATTTGGCTTTTGCTCAAAAAGTTTATCAAAGAGATGAGCTTACTCGATTTTCAGGAGGCAAACCATATACCTTTGATCCTACAAATTCCGATGATTCACCCACGAATCTTGTTTTACAAGATTTATTTGAGGGTTTAACAAGGATAGACCAAAATGGAAAAGTCATTTTAGCCCTTGCTTCATCATATAAAGTTACAAATAATAAAAAAACTTATATTTTTAAGATTAGATCTGATGCTAAATGGTCAGATGGTTCAAAAGTAACAGCAGCTCATTGTGCTCTTCCTATTCAAAGAATAGTTAATCCTAAAATTTTAACAACGATTGGATTTTCATCTTATCCTATTTTAAATAGTCAAAAAATACTTGAAGGAAAAATGCCAATTAAAAAATTAGGGGTTCAAATTATAAACTCAGAAACTCTTCAAATTAAGTTATCTCAACCTTTTCCTCGTTTTTTAGAGCTATTAAGTGGTATAAATTATGTATGTTTAAACCCTAAAGATTTCAATTCTAAAGGTTTATTTATAAATGAAATTCCATCTTTATCTAATTCCGCCTATAGAATAAAAGATTATCTGAAAGAAAAGTTCATACGTTTTGAAAAAAATCCTTATTATTATAATTTTAATAATGTAAAAATAAATAATGTTATTTATTATTTTACTGAAGATATTTTATCGCAAATAAATATGTATATTACAGGACAAGCTGATATGACTTCTCCAAATATTTCATCGAATGAAATTCCATATTTAAATTCAAAGCTTATAGGTAGTCAGTTAATTCTAAATAGAACAGCTGATTCAATTATATTGATATTAAATATTAGTAAAAAACCTTTTAAAAATAATTTGAAGTTAAGAAAATCTATTTCTATGGTTATAAATAGGGATGAAATAGCGAAAAAAATATTGTATGATTCTAAATTTATTATATATGATATTGTCCCAGATTATATTTACGAATATACTCCTTATATTCCAAAATGGGCCACAGTGAGTTATGTTCAAAGAGTGAAAGAAGCAAAGAAACTATTTAATGAATCTGGTTTTAACGAAAATAATAAGTTAACAATAAAAATAAACTATAATTATAGTCCAGATAGTTATAAAATAGTAGAATCTATTTCAGATCAGCTTAAAAAAGAATTAGGTATTACTGTAATTTTAAATCGTTTAGATTATAATGACAATGTTACTTCAATTCGAGAAGCAAATTTTGAGATATCATTGATCACTTGGAATCCTAATTATTTAGACCCTATTGAATATTTAGGCCTTTTAAAAAGTACTAAGCATTATAAATTTTCATATATGAATAATCCTAAATACGATAATTTACTTGATATGGCTACTGCTCAAGTCGAAAATAAAAAAAGAAATATTTTATTTGAAAAAGCAGCTGCGATTGGAATGGAATATTATTCTGTTATTCCTTTATTTGATAAATTATCACGATATTTAGTAAATTCTGATATTGGTGGTTATAAAGAAAATGATCCCTATTTAAAATTATATTCACAGGATTTATATTTTAAAAAAATAACAATCAAATAATAACCACCTTTTTTGCAATATTTTTAAACATTTTAATTTAATCTATAATTATTGTAATTTTTAAAATAAAATAATATAACAGAAAAACTTTCATATTTTAATAAAAACAGAAAGGAGTTATAATGAATCTTGAAAAGAAAGAAGATAATTCAAATTCTGAGAATTTTAAAAAAGAATTAATTGATAATATTAAAGAAAAATCATCACATCCTTGTGTTATAGAAGCAAACTGGAAAGAAAAAGCATTTAAGGTAATTTGTTCTACTCCGCAATTAATTATAATTTCATTAAGTGCTATAATTATTTTTCTACTAAAAATATTGCATACTTTTCTTCATACTATCCATCTTATAAAAAAGTAATAATTCATTTTGTTTACTATTTTTTCTAATATAAATTAAAAGATGAATTAATAATTTAATAAAAAATAATTTCTAATAAATATTTGTTTTTATATGTTTAATTTATTATATTAATTGAAAATTAGAATTAATTTATTAAGTAAATAGAATTTATTTAACTTGACTTTAGGATACTCTTTGATTACGTAAGAATTCTTTATTAAATAGGTTATCTATTTTATAATATCAAAAATTATAAATTTTATTAAGTCCTGTTTAATAAAATGCTTATAAAAATAAAAATGACTTTAAATATTAAAAAATTTTCATAAAAATTTAGTCTTATTAAAATTAAATTACATATAGAAGGCATTAAATGAAAAAGAATAATAAATTAACAACGAGTGCAGGCGCTCCTGTAGTAGATAATCAAAATACAATGACTGCTGGTCGTTATGGTCCTGTACTTTTGCAAGACGTTTGGTTTTTGGAAAAATTAGCACATTTTGATCGTGAAGTTATTCCAGAACGTCGTATGCACGCAAAAGGTTCTGGAGCCTATGGAACATTTACAGTAACAAATGACATATCTAAATTTACAAAAGCTCATATTTTTTCTTCAATCGGTAAAAAAACAGATCTCTTTTTAAGGTTTTCAACTGTTGCTGGCGAACGTGGTGCTGCAGATGCCGAAAGAGATATTCGTGGTTTTGCCATGAAATTTTATACAGAAGAAGGAAATTGGGATTTGGTTGGAAATAATACGCCTGTTTTCTTTTTACGCGATCCCCTTAAATTTCCTGATTTAGCTCATGCAGTTAAAAGAGATCCTGTAACTAATATGCGCAGCGCTGAAAATAATTGGGATTTTTGGACCTTATCTCCAGAATCGCTTCATCAAGTAACAATAGTAATGAGTGATAGAGGTATTCCTTTTTCATATAGACATATGCATGGATTTGGAAGTCATACTTATAGTTTTTTTGATAAAAATAATAAAAGAAGTTGGGTTAAATTTCATTTTATTTCTCAGCAGGGCATAAAAAATCTTTCAGATTCTGAAGCAGAATCAATTATTGCAAAAGATCGTGAAAGCCATCAGAGAGATCTTTTTGAAAGTATTGAAAAAGGAGATTTTCCACGCTGGAAAATGTGTATTCAAATTATGTCGGAAGAAGATGTTGCAAAATGTAAATATAACCCTTTTGATCTTACAAAAGTATGGTTGCATAAGGATTATCCGTTAATTGAAGTTGGAATTTTAGAACTAAATCGAAATCCTGAAAATTATTTTGCAGAAGTAGAACAAGCTGCTTTTAATCCTGCAAACATCGTTCCTGGTATTGGGTTTTCTCCAGATAAAATGTTACAAGGAAGACTCTTTTCATATGGTGATGCACATCGTTACCGCCTTGGTGTCAATCACCAACTTATTCCTGTAAATGCTCCCAAATGCCCTTATCACAGTTACCATCGTGATGGTGCGATGAGAGTTGATGGAAACAAAGGAAAAACTTTAAATTATGAGCCAAATAGCA from Silvanigrella paludirubra includes:
- a CDS encoding peptide ABC transporter substrate-binding protein; amino-acid sequence: MSNILKWFKMTKNQIFYNMYKVFFIVLICLYTGNLAFAQKVYQRDELTRFSGGKPYTFDPTNSDDSPTNLVLQDLFEGLTRIDQNGKVILALASSYKVTNNKKTYIFKIRSDAKWSDGSKVTAAHCALPIQRIVNPKILTTIGFSSYPILNSQKILEGKMPIKKLGVQIINSETLQIKLSQPFPRFLELLSGINYVCLNPKDFNSKGLFINEIPSLSNSAYRIKDYLKEKFIRFEKNPYYYNFNNVKINNVIYYFTEDILSQINMYITGQADMTSPNISSNEIPYLNSKLIGSQLILNRTADSIILILNISKKPFKNNLKLRKSISMVINRDEIAKKILYDSKFIIYDIVPDYIYEYTPYIPKWATVSYVQRVKEAKKLFNESGFNENNKLTIKINYNYSPDSYKIVESISDQLKKELGITVILNRLDYNDNVTSIREANFEISLITWNPNYLDPIEYLGLLKSTKHYKFSYMNNPKYDNLLDMATAQVENKKRNILFEKAAAIGMEYYSVIPLFDKLSRYLVNSDIGGYKENDPYLKLYSQDLYFKKITIK
- a CDS encoding catalase gives rise to the protein MKKNNKLTTSAGAPVVDNQNTMTAGRYGPVLLQDVWFLEKLAHFDREVIPERRMHAKGSGAYGTFTVTNDISKFTKAHIFSSIGKKTDLFLRFSTVAGERGAADAERDIRGFAMKFYTEEGNWDLVGNNTPVFFLRDPLKFPDLAHAVKRDPVTNMRSAENNWDFWTLSPESLHQVTIVMSDRGIPFSYRHMHGFGSHTYSFFDKNNKRSWVKFHFISQQGIKNLSDSEAESIIAKDRESHQRDLFESIEKGDFPRWKMCIQIMSEEDVAKCKYNPFDLTKVWLHKDYPLIEVGILELNRNPENYFAEVEQAAFNPANIVPGIGFSPDKMLQGRLFSYGDAHRYRLGVNHQLIPVNAPKCPYHSYHRDGAMRVDGNKGKTLNYEPNSKGEWQQQNNYAEPHLVLDGTAGHWDHREENDYYSQPGLLFRLMSTDQKQVLFENTARAMGNASNEIKLRHIENCKKADPDYGAGVAKALGLFI